The DNA region GTGTAAGAATCCTGTTCCACTTTCAAATATGCTTCAAAGCTAGGTTTATCAGGGACCCCGATCCTTAACTTATTACCACCAACAGGTGTTGTCCAACCTCTGGGTATGTCTTTTGTGTTTCCTGGCCATATAGGTGGCTTAAGTTCATATTTGGACATTGATTTCCCTTTTTTAGCTTTACCTAGTTTCCTACTCAATCCATTCTCAAAGGTCCAATATCTAATAAATTTTTCCTTGTTATCTATCACCTTGATGATTTCAAAAGCTGAAGATCGCAACTGTCCTCTAACCAAACTAAAATCTCCACTGAGGcctttaaatttggtttttagtAACCGTTTTAGGATCATTTTGCCTATTTTTGAGACTTTTATAACAGGAAACTGACATGTATTTTTGTGATGATTTTCTCCATTGACACTGGAGCTCTCCTGTGGAACCATTTCAACAGCCTTAGCTAGTGCCCAAACAGTATTATACGCCCAATACCcaaaaatgtttaatttggtaGAACTAGAATGAATCTCACTTTTCCatctctttttaaaattttcaagtcttTTAGACTGCGGTATGTGTGGCCTTATACCCAAAACACCTTGCATTGAACCAATGACCTTAGCTCCCATGGGATCTAACAAAGTAGATAATCCATCAGTGATGATCCATGCATATCCATCACTAATCATGGTTGTTTCTTTTGCAAGCAAAAAGATTTTAGACCCTAAGGAAGAACTCATGTGCACCACAATCACCCTCGTCTGCATTGCCATTACCCTATTGAGCGTTTTTAATATGCTCAATTTGCAAGAGTTTGGGGAGATGGAAAACCTAGAACTCACCCGAATGTCAAACTGTTGAAATTCATCTGCTAGGTAGGGGATTAAACCACTTCCATATTCAGTGTCTTCGTAAATGAGGATTACTTCGTGCCATTTGTATGCTCGAATGATGGCAGTGATGCCTTTCGCTTGTGAGCTATCATCTAGGGTTGTTCGAACAAGGAAAGGGTTTTGGCTAGTAGAGAGTGAGAGACTTGTAGCTAAAAATGAAACAACGGGAACTTAAGCCTTTTGGCCGACATTTATCACAAATCTAGCATGTATCATCTTCTGAGGGCCGATGATGGTGTCAACTTCTTCATTATCAATCAACTCTAGAGCTACAATTCATATGGATATAGATGatcaataaaagttaaaaataattatacttgaattaaaagtacatagataaaaatatctttttatcTTAGACCAATTCCCATTATCTTGTCCTTTCTTTTTTATGGTCCCACTTCTGTAACCCAACCCTTGTAATTAgagataagtttttttttctcattggTGACAATCCAAGTCTAGGGGTGCGCATTTTCggttttaattgaattagttaATCAAATCGAATTAGTAAAATTATCGATTATTcataaaaactaatttaattaaaaattgattaataattttttttaattttaattatcagTAGATAATTAATTAaccgaaattaataatattatatatcttttatatttataaGTCCAAAaccaatatattatatataaacccAATACAATATATAAACTGAATGGGTCAAAAGAAAagtattatgaaaaataaaatatttcacaacaccttttcccttttttttttccatttcattctCATTTCAATATCATCACAAATCACTCCCCGgtcattatgtttttaatttatttttctatcatgtttttgttttttctttctttcttttgaacttctttgagttaaaaatagagaaaaagaaCATTGTGATTAGTGTTATTGTGATATTTTATTAACTAGGCATCAATTCAGTTCGGTTAAagagtttaaaaaattattttaattctattaacggtaatttttttaattctattaacggttaagaaatttaatattttagttaatttatttaataacaatttatttgggtattaatcaaattaaccatttgaaTACTCTTACTAAAAACCAACAAAGGTTGAAGATGTTGAGTTGTTACTGATGTTTGAGTTTCCTAGTTCTATTCAAACTTATTTAAGTTATACAGGTGAAAGAGTAAGAATGAGGGAGCACAGTAAATAAAATTTTGctttctttaaaatattaattcttagatgaaatgaattttgttttggtttttagttttaaaaaacatATTTGGGTTTAATGTTATTGATTGGGTTTGAATAATTTActataatttatgtataattgaaaatatattgattttaataaaaaaattaagtttatcttctTTGCTTCTCAAATATtttgtaaagaaaaataaagaaataaaaggaaaatgaaaattaaagttaaaagaaacaattaaattacttaaaaagaaaaaatataaagattagatgtgaaatttaacttaaaatttttatttaaaatgataatttaatttgagagttaataatttaataactgaTGTTATAAATTGATTtgtaacaaattaaaatttagtgattaaaatgtaatttaaatcatgaatttttttttctcaccCTAAAAAGTAATAAACAACCTGTAAAAGCAACAGCAAGAGCATCTTCGGAGTTTCTATGGTGGGGAGACAATCTGGTTCTGAAGTTAGGATGAGCAGCATAGAAATCTGAGATTGCCATGGGAATGCATGCATTTGCCACCGATCCAACTGGTGAATTCACATCAAGGATTTCTCCATCATGCACCACCTTCTTCGTTTCTGCAATGCTTTCCATCATTCCACCACCACTCTCCGACTTCACCCCCACCCTAAAACAAAcaacaaataaacaaagaaacTGAAGTAAATTTGACATGGGACTAGGCTGATGATTATTACTttgttcctcctcctcctcctccttcctTGGGGTCTgagaaaacaagaagaaaaaatctAGTTTGTTgaatataaatacataaaaaatgcaaaactcAAACAGGAAATTTCGTATAAAGTATTCTAAAGAAGATGAAATCTAGTTCGTGTGTTTTCCTTGTACAACCAATAATTTTGAGCAGTGAGCATGACACAAGAAATATATGTGTAGAAAAAACATAGTAATATCGCCTCAACGAAGCGGTCAAGAGCATCTGATGGTTAAGAGTCTGGATTATAATTTCATTTGAAGGCTTTTAaggtaaattaaattattgaaagaaaCATAATAAGCTAACTAGGATTCTTCGCAGAAGGTGCGCGCgagcagatatatatatatatataatatacttcTTATGTTTAAAACTATCTAAATACGTTTTCAATGCAGAAGAGGATGATTGATTCAATCCAAAGTttgtatatttaatatattagatAGTTCAGTGAATACAAATTAATTGCCAATAAGGTTGAAACTCAGCTTAATAGCTTAAGGTACAGGTCAAGCGTTAGCATCTCCACCAATTTAAGGTAAAACTACAACAGAAGTCCTTGTATTAGGAGTCAAATTATATTGTCATTTCTACTTAGAAAATtgacaaattaatccctatacattagatcaaagagcaaattagtcatttcttttaaaaaccatctatttaaaatgttaaaaactgATGTGCCCGACGAGAAAATTGAACAATGACACATGACGTGCAACATATATGTCAACATGACATACAAAGACCAATTATTAATGCGTAAAAGATTAATTTGTCTAACTTTGCGTTGAGGAGGCAAAATACAATATAACTCCTACTATAAAAAactctataatacttttaccccTTTTAAACCAATTGGAATGTACAACTGAGTTTGAccatattaaaaacaaattaatagTACTTAGAGATATCAAAGTGAATGCTTATAATCTTTCCTATATTAGTTGTCGATGATTATCAAAATGTTAGGATTTTGTTGCATTTTGTCATTTTTAAGGTTGTCAAGCCCGACTTCCGATACATCAAATTCAAACCCCTTTTCAAATTTAGGGGATTGGAATtgaaaaaaattgcacaaattaATTACcttgaatttaatttattttgattaaaaaaattaataactaaatgGATAAATTCCatcaacagtcactcaactttgataCAATTGACAAAACAGTTACTTTgatttcaattc from Gossypium hirsutum isolate 1008001.06 chromosome A04, Gossypium_hirsutum_v2.1, whole genome shotgun sequence includes:
- the LOC121228100 gene encoding glutamate receptor 2.6-like — protein: MTWSGSSSIPFLHSDAQDDDEDITDDVPPLHNDPLQPPPSSHLHAPSTTPRKEEEEEEQSNNHQPSPMVGVKSESGGGMMESIAETKKVVHDGEILDVNSPVGSVANACIPMAISDFYAAHPNFRTRLSPHHRNSEDALAVAFTATSLSLSTSQNPFLVRTTLDDSSQAKGITAIIRAYKWHEVILIYEDTEYGSGLIPYLADEFQQFDIRTRVIVVHMSSSLGSKIFLLAKETTMISDGYAWIITDGLSTLLDPMGAKVIGSMQGVLGIRPHIPQSKRLENFKKRWKSEIHSSSTKLNIFGYWAYNTVWALAKAVEMVPQESSSVNGENHHKNTCQFPVIKVSKIGKMILKRLLKTKFKGLSGDFSLVRGQLRSSAFEIIKVIDNKEKFIRYWTFENGLSRKLGKAKKGKSMSKYELKPPIWPGNTKDIPRGWTTPVGGNKLRIGVPDKPSFEAYLKVEQDSYTKESTITGFSYDVFEEALALLPFAVPHKLIPFPIGSNAGTYNKLLYHVKNQKIDAAVGDITILANSLILILTQSYTASLASMLTVQRLQSIIIDINELKKISDFVGYETGSFVKDLLVKRLNFDEPKLVKQFNFDESKLRDYGTAEKFDKALSKGSQNGGVGEIFGARHSVKLLLAKYCNKYMIVGPTY